A window from Rhizosphaericola mali encodes these proteins:
- the rplM gene encoding 50S ribosomal protein L13, with protein sequence MSNLHFTTKHANAATVQRNWYVVDGTNQTVGRISARIAAILRGKNKAYYTPHVDCGDYVIIINAEKVKLTGNKMNDKVYDHFTGYPGGLKEELAKDLLKRRPEVLLERAIKGMLPKNRLGRKMYGKLFVYAGEVHPHTAQKPQDLKF encoded by the coding sequence ATGAGTAACTTACATTTCACAACCAAACATGCCAATGCGGCTACCGTTCAGCGTAACTGGTACGTTGTTGACGGTACTAATCAAACCGTAGGTCGTATCAGCGCTAGAATCGCTGCGATCTTACGTGGTAAAAACAAAGCGTATTACACACCTCACGTAGATTGTGGAGATTACGTAATCATCATCAATGCCGAAAAAGTTAAACTTACAGGTAACAAGATGAATGATAAAGTATATGACCATTTCACAGGATATCCTGGTGGATTGAAAGAAGAATTAGCAAAAGACTTGTTGAAACGTCGTCCAGAAGTTTTATTGGAAAGAGCTATCAAAGGTATGCTTCCAAAAAACAGATTGGGTCGTAAAATGTATGGTAAACTTTTCGTTTACGCTGGAGAAGTACATCCACATACAGCACAAAAACCACAAGATCTTAAATTCTAA
- a CDS encoding aldo/keto reductase, whose protein sequence is MEYNTLGKSNIKISEIGFGCMSLKNIESENINIIHSAIDQGINYFDTADMYDKGDNEILVGKAVKEKRKEIILATKVGNQWRADVTGWDWNPTKEYILKEIDNSLQRLQTDYIDLYQLHGGTLEDNIDETIEAFEILKEKGKILEYGISSIRPNVIREYVQKSHIVSVMMQYSLLDRRPEEAMLGLLKENNISVLSRGTLASGLLVDKPAKAYLDHTEKGIKDFQNLIHKQTNGKDTATAVAISFVLSAPALASAAIGIRTQAQLDSILHAYSIRNEFKQLAKELADHLYPLKYSQHR, encoded by the coding sequence ATGGAATATAACACTTTAGGAAAATCAAATATAAAGATTAGTGAAATAGGATTTGGATGTATGTCTTTAAAAAATATCGAGTCCGAAAATATTAACATAATTCACTCCGCAATAGATCAGGGCATCAATTACTTTGACACTGCGGATATGTATGACAAAGGTGACAACGAAATATTAGTAGGAAAAGCAGTTAAGGAAAAAAGAAAAGAAATCATACTTGCGACCAAAGTAGGCAATCAATGGAGAGCTGATGTAACTGGCTGGGATTGGAATCCTACAAAAGAATATATACTTAAAGAAATCGACAATAGTCTGCAAAGATTACAAACGGACTATATTGACCTTTACCAATTACATGGCGGGACACTGGAAGACAATATAGATGAAACGATTGAAGCCTTTGAAATATTGAAAGAAAAAGGCAAAATATTGGAATATGGCATTAGCAGCATTCGTCCAAATGTAATTAGAGAATATGTCCAAAAATCCCATATAGTAAGTGTGATGATGCAATATAGTCTTTTAGATCGTAGACCAGAAGAAGCGATGTTGGGCTTGTTAAAGGAAAATAATATTAGTGTACTTTCTCGTGGTACCTTGGCAAGTGGATTATTAGTAGACAAACCTGCAAAAGCTTACTTAGACCACACGGAAAAAGGAATTAAAGATTTTCAAAATCTTATACATAAGCAAACTAATGGCAAAGATACTGCAACCGCTGTCGCGATTAGTTTTGTACTTTCCGCACCAGCGTTAGCATCAGCGGCGATTGGAATAAGAACACAAGCTCAATTGGATTCCATCCTGCATGCTTATAGTATCCGAAACGAATTCAAACAATTAGCAAAGGAACTTGCAGATCATTTATATCCGTTGAAATACAGCCAACATCGTTAA
- a CDS encoding phage tail protein, producing MKRSLHFTTAFIFCFLLSNSIKAQYAYVGEIRMFAGNFAPSGWAFCDGSILPINGNAPLFSLLGTMYGGNGSSTFALPDLRGRFPIGMGNGAGSNIQTGRTGGASTVTLTTSNLPAHTHTFNVYDGNATDSLKPAGNTLSVPLSADLIPLRSQYSTNAPNATISSQSIGTTGNGTAVNILPPYTGINFIICVSGIFPSRD from the coding sequence ATGAAAAGATCTTTACATTTCACGACGGCATTTATATTTTGCTTTTTACTCTCCAATTCAATCAAAGCCCAGTACGCATATGTAGGAGAAATACGCATGTTTGCAGGAAATTTTGCACCGAGTGGTTGGGCATTTTGCGATGGTAGCATACTGCCAATTAACGGAAACGCCCCACTATTCTCACTTCTTGGTACAATGTATGGAGGAAATGGGAGTTCGACTTTTGCACTTCCAGATTTAAGAGGGCGATTTCCAATAGGAATGGGAAATGGCGCAGGAAGTAATATACAAACAGGAAGAACAGGAGGAGCTTCAACTGTTACTTTAACAACATCTAATCTACCTGCCCATACACACACTTTCAATGTATATGATGGTAATGCTACAGATAGTTTAAAACCAGCAGGCAATACACTTTCGGTTCCACTTTCTGCAGACCTAATACCTTTACGTAGTCAATATTCGACAAATGCTCCTAATGCGACAATTTCTTCACAATCTATTGGAACTACAGGAAATGGAACAGCAGTAAATATATTACCACCATATACTGGTATAAATTTCATCATTTGTGTAAGTGGAATATTTCCTTCAAGAGATTAA
- the tsf gene encoding translation elongation factor Ts has translation MSTATITAAEINKLRQATGAGMMDCRKALVESNGDFEAAIDWLRKKGQKVAAKRSDREAKEGVIIAQTTANNKKGYIVSVSCETDFVSKNEDFVAFVKSIADAAVSNNVATIEELNAVSVNGQKVEDLISDKLASIGEKIEVTHLDIIEAPYVASYIHGAYRIGVLVGLTADAEEVGRDVAMQIAALNPLAVSPEAIAPETVAHEKGLIIETMKADPKMEGKPEQMIEKIAEGKLNAFFKENTLLAQPFVKDASLSVENYIKSVNKDLNVISFKRVALG, from the coding sequence ATGTCTACAGCAACAATTACTGCAGCTGAAATTAACAAATTGCGTCAAGCAACTGGCGCAGGTATGATGGATTGTCGTAAAGCATTGGTTGAATCTAACGGAGATTTCGAAGCTGCTATCGACTGGTTACGTAAAAAAGGTCAAAAAGTAGCTGCTAAACGTAGCGACAGAGAAGCTAAAGAAGGTGTTATCATCGCTCAAACTACAGCTAATAACAAAAAAGGATATATCGTAAGCGTAAGTTGCGAAACTGACTTCGTTTCTAAAAATGAAGATTTCGTAGCATTCGTAAAATCTATTGCAGATGCTGCTGTTAGTAATAACGTAGCTACAATTGAAGAATTGAATGCAGTTTCTGTAAATGGTCAAAAAGTAGAAGATTTGATCAGTGATAAATTAGCATCTATCGGTGAAAAAATCGAAGTAACGCATTTGGATATTATTGAAGCTCCTTATGTTGCTTCTTATATCCACGGTGCATACAGAATCGGTGTATTAGTAGGTCTTACTGCTGATGCTGAAGAAGTAGGTAGAGATGTTGCGATGCAAATTGCTGCATTAAATCCTCTTGCTGTTTCTCCAGAAGCAATCGCTCCTGAAACAGTAGCACATGAAAAAGGTTTGATCATTGAAACAATGAAAGCAGATCCTAAAATGGAAGGCAAACCAGAACAAATGATAGAAAAAATCGCTGAAGGTAAATTGAACGCATTCTTTAAAGAAAATACATTATTGGCTCAGCCATTTGTAAAAGATGCTTCTTTATCTGTTGAAAATTATATCAAAAGTGTAAACAAAGATTTGAATGTTATTTCATTCAAACGTGTTGCTTTAGGATAG
- the pncB gene encoding nicotinate phosphoribosyltransferase: protein MENYPFSFVSILDNDFYKFTMQCAVIKLYPSAMAHYEFINRGQHAFPEGFGVELRKHIDAMAGLQLTKQEKEFLRVNCPYINPAYLDFLQGYHYDPSEVTIKQEGAQVTVDVNGYWYRTILWEIPILSLISELYYKMSHLERVSDEEIIARTDEKMSLYKDLNITVAEFGTRRRHSYEVHRKVMQALMKFKGEGFVGTSNVHLSMLHGMKPIGTHAHEWFMFHAAKYGFKIANSIGLGRWVDVYQGDLGIALTDTYTTDVFFKQFDKLYAKLFDGVRHDSGDPIEFAQKTIDHYHSMGINPLYKTIVFSDALNPEKVKTITEYCKGKVGFSFGIGTDLTNDTGLRPMNIVMKLLKVKTLHHDWTETVKLSDERGKYTGDPKMINLAKEILNID from the coding sequence ATGGAAAATTACCCATTTAGCTTTGTCTCTATACTAGATAATGATTTCTATAAATTTACGATGCAATGCGCTGTTATCAAATTGTACCCTTCTGCAATGGCGCATTACGAATTTATCAATCGCGGACAGCATGCATTTCCAGAGGGTTTTGGTGTAGAATTACGTAAGCATATTGATGCAATGGCTGGACTACAATTAACCAAACAGGAAAAAGAATTTTTACGTGTTAATTGTCCTTATATTAATCCTGCTTATTTAGATTTTTTGCAAGGCTATCACTATGATCCATCAGAAGTTACAATCAAGCAAGAAGGTGCACAAGTAACTGTTGATGTAAATGGCTATTGGTATCGAACTATCTTATGGGAAATTCCAATTTTATCTTTAATAAGTGAACTATACTATAAAATGTCTCATTTGGAACGCGTCAGTGATGAAGAGATTATTGCCAGAACTGATGAAAAAATGTCTTTGTATAAAGATTTGAATATTACCGTTGCTGAATTTGGAACTAGAAGAAGACATTCGTATGAAGTGCATAGAAAAGTTATGCAAGCCTTGATGAAATTTAAAGGAGAAGGTTTTGTGGGTACAAGTAATGTGCATCTTTCAATGTTGCATGGAATGAAACCAATAGGCACGCATGCACACGAATGGTTTATGTTTCACGCGGCTAAGTATGGATTTAAAATTGCCAATTCTATTGGGCTAGGAAGATGGGTGGATGTTTATCAAGGAGATCTAGGGATAGCCTTGACGGATACGTATACTACGGATGTATTTTTCAAACAATTTGATAAACTATATGCCAAATTATTTGATGGTGTGCGTCATGATAGCGGCGATCCTATTGAATTTGCACAAAAAACCATTGATCACTATCATTCAATGGGTATCAATCCTTTGTATAAAACGATCGTTTTTTCGGATGCCTTAAATCCAGAAAAAGTAAAAACAATCACAGAATATTGCAAAGGTAAAGTGGGATTTTCCTTTGGTATCGGTACTGATCTTACCAATGATACCGGGCTGAGACCTATGAATATAGTTATGAAACTTTTGAAAGTAAAAACTTTACATCACGATTGGACGGAAACCGTCAAGCTTTCAGATGAAAGAGGAAAATATACAGGTGATCCTAAAATGATCAACTTAGCAAAGGAAATTTTGAATATAGATTAG
- the rpsI gene encoding 30S ribosomal protein S9 has translation MEKQKNAVGRRKEAVTRVYIAKGTGAITVNGKNYKEYFSLAYLQNQVESPLKVVEGLDKYDISINAQGGGVKGQAEAAKLGIARALIETDSELRPALKAAGLLTREARSVERKKFGHKKARRSFQFSKR, from the coding sequence ATGGAAAAACAAAAAAATGCAGTTGGTCGTCGTAAGGAAGCTGTAACTCGTGTGTACATCGCAAAAGGTACTGGAGCTATTACAGTAAACGGCAAAAACTATAAAGAATATTTCTCATTAGCATATTTACAAAATCAAGTTGAGTCACCTCTTAAAGTGGTAGAAGGTTTGGATAAATATGATATTTCTATCAACGCACAAGGTGGTGGAGTTAAAGGTCAAGCAGAAGCGGCTAAATTAGGTATCGCTCGCGCATTGATCGAAACAGATTCTGAATTACGTCCAGCGTTGAAAGCTGCAGGATTGCTTACTCGTGAAGCACGTAGCGTAGAACGTAAGAAATTTGGTCACAAGAAAGCACGTCGTAGCTTCCAATTTAGCAAACGTTAA
- a CDS encoding glycosyltransferase, translating into MGFLAAQPQPAKPPPLAEAHDVNATANVTNKIKMLKNFLFVIVFLKYVIIFTVFILGKATHNSKTLLLSPLDWGLGHTTRCIPIIQYFIENHWDVVIACTSYSNSFYILQQEFPQIKFENLRGYGITYTGKRKTFAWKMMLQIPRILRAIANEKRWLNNYIKTHSIDLVISDNRYGFSTKKVPSIFMTHQLEMIMPFQWLKVWVQKRNYSYVNQFAQCWVPDAAGVVNIAGSLSHPKYLPKIPLKYIGPLSRLGKKKTQDFKYRFLCVMSGPEPQRTILENKLIEVATQMKGKFLFVRGLPNATDKLEVPTNCEVVSHLSNEDMKLAFAQSEFIVSRSGYTTVMELLSWNKKSILIPTPGQTEQEYLGKYLMSSQLAFSFEQENVDFVKKINEAQQFSFQDLPMDYDTYKYAIRESLQDLCLDI; encoded by the coding sequence ATGGGCTTCTTGGCTGCACAGCCGCAACCTGCTAAACCTCCACCTTTAGCTGAGGCACATGATGTGAATGCTACTGCTAATGTAACTAATAAAATTAAAATGCTTAAAAATTTCCTGTTTGTCATAGTGTTTTTGAAATATGTAATTATTTTTACGGTATTTATTTTGGGCAAAGCTACACATAATTCTAAAACATTGTTACTCTCTCCATTGGATTGGGGATTAGGTCATACAACGCGATGTATTCCCATTATTCAGTATTTTATTGAAAATCATTGGGATGTAGTGATTGCTTGCACATCATATAGTAATTCATTTTATATATTACAGCAAGAATTTCCACAGATAAAATTTGAAAATTTACGTGGTTACGGTATTACGTATACTGGAAAACGAAAAACGTTTGCTTGGAAAATGATGTTACAAATTCCCAGAATTTTGCGGGCAATTGCAAATGAAAAAAGATGGCTTAATAACTATATAAAAACCCATTCTATTGATCTCGTTATTTCAGATAATCGGTATGGATTTTCTACGAAAAAAGTTCCTTCCATTTTTATGACACATCAGCTTGAGATGATTATGCCTTTTCAATGGTTGAAAGTTTGGGTGCAAAAAAGGAATTATTCTTACGTTAATCAATTCGCACAATGTTGGGTGCCTGATGCTGCAGGTGTTGTGAATATCGCAGGCTCCTTGTCACATCCTAAGTATTTGCCCAAAATTCCACTAAAATACATTGGACCGTTATCTCGCTTGGGTAAAAAGAAAACACAAGATTTTAAATATCGTTTTTTGTGTGTTATGTCGGGGCCGGAACCACAGCGTACAATTTTGGAAAATAAATTAATTGAAGTCGCCACGCAAATGAAAGGCAAATTTTTGTTTGTTCGTGGACTACCAAATGCTACAGATAAATTAGAAGTTCCCACCAATTGCGAAGTAGTTTCCCATCTTTCAAATGAAGATATGAAATTGGCTTTTGCTCAATCCGAATTTATAGTTTCTCGATCAGGTTATACAACTGTCATGGAATTATTAAGTTGGAATAAGAAATCCATTTTAATTCCGACGCCAGGACAGACGGAACAAGAATATTTGGGTAAATATTTAATGTCGTCTCAATTAGCCTTTTCATTCGAACAAGAAAATGTGGATTTTGTGAAGAAAATTAATGAAGCCCAACAATTTTCTTTTCAAGATTTACCCATGGATTACGATACATATAAATATGCCATTAGGGAAAGCTTGCAAGACTTGTGTTTAGATATATAG
- a CDS encoding SixA phosphatase family protein, producing the protein MKELILVRHAKSSWADVSLADFDRPLNERGKKDAPVMAQKLFSRGVRPQLFVSSPCKRTRSTCKFFLNVFDKKMSEVLFLDHLYDANSDEMLKIVKNLPEPFSSIILFTHNTGLTDFVNELTNVHVDNVPTCGVFGVKIETDTWKNFPKAHKKFWFFDYPKLYI; encoded by the coding sequence ATGAAGGAATTAATTTTGGTTAGGCATGCCAAGAGTAGCTGGGCAGACGTTTCTCTCGCTGATTTTGATCGTCCATTAAATGAAAGAGGAAAAAAAGATGCTCCAGTTATGGCGCAAAAACTTTTTTCTCGTGGCGTACGCCCACAGCTATTTGTTTCTAGTCCATGCAAAAGAACACGCTCAACATGTAAATTTTTCCTGAATGTCTTTGACAAAAAGATGTCAGAAGTTTTATTTCTTGACCATTTATACGATGCTAATAGCGATGAAATGCTAAAAATTGTCAAAAATTTACCTGAACCTTTTTCTTCCATAATCTTATTTACACACAATACAGGATTGACTGATTTTGTGAATGAGTTGACCAATGTGCACGTAGATAATGTCCCAACTTGTGGTGTATTTGGCGTTAAAATAGAAACCGATACTTGGAAAAATTTCCCCAAAGCACACAAAAAATTCTGGTTTTTCGATTATCCCAAACTATATATCTAA
- the rpsB gene encoding 30S ribosomal protein S2: protein MEQNTSLQQQLLDAGVHFGHLKKKWNPKMLPYIFAEKKGIHIIDLNKTVDGLQESAAALKQIAKSGKKIMFVATKKQAKDIVADCAKKVNMPFATERWLGGMLTNFNTVRKSVKKMQSIDKLLADTNAESLTKKERLTLSRDKDKMDKVLGGIATMGRLPAALFIVDIGNEHIALSEAKRLGITTFGMVDTNCDPNKVDFAIPSNDDATKSIAIITNYITAAIAEGLAERQAAKDDDDEEIDNEAEKKAARLQAEAEAEGNGASRGGRGQGGNNGGAAKRRVPGGASRRPQQGPAKK, encoded by the coding sequence ATGGAACAAAATACTTCTTTACAACAACAGCTTTTAGATGCTGGTGTTCACTTCGGACACTTGAAGAAGAAATGGAATCCTAAAATGTTACCATACATTTTCGCTGAGAAAAAAGGAATCCATATCATCGATCTTAACAAAACAGTTGACGGTCTTCAAGAATCAGCAGCTGCATTGAAACAAATCGCAAAAAGCGGTAAAAAAATAATGTTTGTAGCTACTAAAAAGCAAGCTAAAGACATCGTTGCTGATTGCGCTAAAAAAGTAAACATGCCTTTCGCTACAGAAAGATGGTTGGGTGGTATGTTGACTAACTTCAACACTGTACGCAAAAGCGTTAAGAAAATGCAAAGTATCGACAAATTGTTGGCTGATACAAACGCAGAAAGCTTAACTAAAAAAGAACGTCTTACTTTAAGCCGTGATAAAGATAAAATGGACAAAGTTTTAGGTGGTATCGCTACTATGGGTCGCCTTCCAGCCGCATTGTTCATCGTTGACATAGGTAACGAACATATCGCTTTATCTGAAGCTAAAAGATTAGGTATCACTACTTTCGGTATGGTTGATACTAATTGTGATCCTAATAAAGTGGATTTTGCTATCCCATCTAATGATGACGCTACAAAATCAATCGCTATTATCACTAACTATATCACTGCAGCTATCGCTGAAGGTTTGGCAGAACGTCAAGCAGCGAAAGATGACGATGATGAAGAAATCGATAACGAAGCTGAAAAGAAAGCAGCTCGCCTTCAAGCAGAAGCAGAAGCAGAAGGTAATGGCGCTTCTCGTGGCGGTAGAGGTCAAGGTGGTAACAATGGTGGAGCAGCTAAACGTCGTGTACCAGGTGGTGCAAGCCGTCGCCCTCAACAAGGTCCAGCTAAAAAATAA
- a CDS encoding NHL domain-containing protein, producing MKSIISFVLLGSLSFIIKNTFAQTPTIIAGNSTTQTSSTGIGTPNSIAVDDNGNIYLSTGGKNVILKIGTDGTKSIFAGLGTSGYSGDGGTATSAQLNFPTDITIQNGILYIADLGNNKIRTVNLSTNIIQSVDTKGVSIGVVRAIALDANDNIYVTNGGQNTIKQITSAGIISTIAGNGTAGFSGDNADAKSANLNGPTDVVIHENQLYFTDMLNRRIRKIDLASNIISTVAGNGTTDTTDGGLGATNSIALDNDGNVYVGGGGKGTLKKIDTKGTITSMAGIPAISALTTSGNDLLLADPSNSSLYQIASVLTLPVTWENFTAFYQQNNIKLSWTTATEINNKGFTPQRSTDGKNWINLAFVPSHFSNGTGNGYSYSLDDQNYTMGTNYYRIQQTDLDGQSKYSSIISINVFQNKPIVKLYPNPVIDQIHLSNAKVGDSYRIISLSGQMVQSGIIGSENATITIINLHSGMYIFQILEGNQVSQNLKFVKK from the coding sequence ATGAAATCAATTATATCATTTGTTTTGTTAGGATCACTCTCATTTATCATTAAAAATACATTTGCACAAACCCCAACAATTATTGCTGGAAATAGCACAACGCAAACATCCAGTACAGGGATTGGTACGCCCAATAGTATTGCGGTAGATGATAACGGAAATATATACTTATCAACTGGTGGAAAAAATGTCATCCTTAAAATTGGAACAGATGGAACTAAAAGCATTTTTGCAGGGTTAGGAACGTCTGGTTACTCTGGTGATGGAGGTACTGCTACAAGTGCACAACTGAATTTTCCAACAGACATCACCATTCAAAATGGTATTTTATATATTGCAGATCTCGGAAACAACAAAATACGTACGGTAAACCTATCAACCAATATTATCCAGTCTGTTGATACGAAAGGAGTTTCCATTGGAGTAGTAAGAGCAATAGCACTAGATGCAAATGATAATATCTATGTTACAAACGGAGGTCAAAATACAATCAAACAAATCACGTCTGCAGGTATCATTTCTACCATTGCAGGAAATGGAACAGCAGGATTTTCTGGTGATAATGCAGATGCAAAAAGTGCCAATTTGAATGGCCCAACAGATGTAGTAATTCATGAGAATCAACTTTATTTCACGGACATGCTCAATAGACGCATTCGAAAAATTGATCTCGCGAGCAATATCATTTCAACCGTTGCGGGAAATGGAACGACTGATACGACAGATGGAGGACTTGGAGCAACGAATAGTATAGCTTTGGACAATGATGGTAATGTATATGTTGGCGGTGGAGGTAAGGGTACTTTAAAAAAAATAGATACTAAAGGCACAATAACTTCTATGGCTGGCATTCCTGCTATTTCCGCACTTACAACAAGTGGAAATGATTTACTTTTAGCAGATCCATCGAATAGTAGCTTATACCAAATCGCGTCTGTATTAACATTACCAGTTACATGGGAAAATTTCACCGCCTTTTATCAGCAAAACAATATCAAACTTTCCTGGACAACCGCAACCGAAATTAACAACAAAGGCTTTACGCCACAAAGAAGTACCGATGGAAAAAATTGGATTAATTTAGCCTTTGTACCATCTCACTTTTCGAATGGCACGGGAAATGGATATAGTTACTCTTTGGATGATCAGAATTATACAATGGGAACGAATTATTACAGAATTCAACAAACTGACTTAGATGGACAATCAAAATATTCATCGATTATCAGTATCAATGTATTTCAAAATAAGCCTATAGTAAAATTATATCCCAATCCAGTAATTGACCAAATACATCTGTCTAATGCGAAAGTTGGTGATTCCTATCGAATCATTTCTTTATCTGGACAAATGGTTCAATCTGGAATTATTGGATCTGAAAATGCGACTATTACGATTATTAATTTACATAGTGGAATGTATATTTTTCAAATTTTAGAAGGAAATCAAGTTTCGCAGAATCTAAAATTTGTAAAAAAATAG
- a CDS encoding pseudouridine synthase, with the protein MADPLKYYIVHKPFQTLSQFSPEEGKKTLKDYFNVPADVYPVGRLDYDSEGLLLLTNDKYLNHRLLNPKFKHPRVYWVQVEGDITQDAIQRLNTGVEISLKSGKYKTLPAVCTILDNVNIDERNPPIRFRKEQPTTWISLQLIEGKNRQVRKMTASVGFPTLRLLRFSIEKLQLEELTSGKMKEISREMAYKMLIK; encoded by the coding sequence TTGGCAGACCCGCTGAAGTATTACATCGTCCATAAGCCATTCCAAACTTTATCTCAATTTTCTCCTGAAGAAGGGAAAAAAACGTTGAAAGATTATTTCAATGTACCAGCTGATGTATATCCAGTTGGCCGTTTGGATTATGATAGTGAAGGTTTGTTACTATTGACAAACGATAAATATCTCAATCATCGATTGCTTAATCCAAAATTTAAACATCCCCGTGTTTATTGGGTACAAGTGGAAGGTGACATAACGCAAGATGCAATACAGCGTTTGAATACAGGCGTTGAGATTAGTTTAAAATCGGGTAAATACAAAACTTTGCCAGCAGTGTGTACTATTTTGGATAATGTAAATATAGATGAACGAAATCCCCCTATTCGCTTCAGAAAAGAGCAACCAACCACTTGGATCAGTTTACAATTGATAGAAGGAAAAAATCGACAAGTACGCAAAATGACCGCTTCTGTAGGTTTTCCAACCTTAAGATTATTACGTTTTTCTATAGAAAAATTGCAATTAGAAGAACTTACCTCTGGCAAGATGAAAGAAATCAGTAGAGAAATGGCCTACAAAATGCTAATAAAATAA